A single genomic interval of Syntrophaceae bacterium harbors:
- the xth gene encoding exodeoxyribonuclease III has product MKTFKIATYNVNSVRSRLPIVLSWLEKNRPSVLCLQETKTEDAKFPVKEFEEAGWSVVFRGGKGYNGVAIVSSLQAEQVALGLDDGGPADEDRLIRAVFSGIAVVNTYVPQGVERESPKFAYKLEWFRRLRKFFAKHYKPDQMVLWCGDLNVAREEIDVHNPKRLLGHVDFTPEVWEGFDHVKEWGFVDVFRKHHPGEPNQYSFFDYRVPKSVERGLGWRVDHILATAPLAKKSVDCWIDLGPRKAEKPSDHAPIVAEFKL; this is encoded by the coding sequence ATGAAAACCTTCAAGATCGCCACGTACAACGTCAACTCGGTCCGCAGCCGGCTTCCCATCGTGCTGTCATGGCTCGAGAAAAACCGGCCCTCGGTGCTGTGCCTCCAGGAAACCAAGACGGAAGACGCCAAGTTCCCCGTCAAGGAATTCGAGGAGGCCGGCTGGAGCGTCGTTTTTCGCGGGGGCAAGGGCTACAACGGCGTGGCCATCGTGTCCTCGCTGCAGGCCGAACAGGTGGCCCTCGGCCTCGACGACGGAGGACCCGCCGACGAGGACCGCCTCATCCGGGCCGTCTTCTCGGGGATCGCCGTGGTCAACACCTACGTCCCCCAGGGCGTCGAGCGGGAGAGCCCCAAGTTCGCCTACAAGCTCGAGTGGTTCAGGCGCCTTCGGAAGTTCTTCGCGAAGCATTACAAGCCGGATCAGATGGTCCTGTGGTGCGGGGACCTCAACGTGGCCCGCGAGGAGATCGACGTGCACAACCCGAAGAGGCTCCTGGGACACGTGGACTTCACGCCCGAGGTCTGGGAGGGTTTCGATCACGTGAAGGAATGGGGGTTCGTGGACGTCTTCCGCAAGCACCACCCCGGCGAGCCCAACCAGTATTCCTTCTTCGATTACCGGGTGCCCAAGTCGGTGGAAAGGGGGCTCGGCTGGCGCGTGGATCACATCCTGGCCACAGCGCCGCTGGCGAAGAAGTCCGTCGACTGCTGGATCGACCTGGGGCCGAGGAAGGCCGAGAAGCCGTCGGACCATGCCCCCATCGTGGCGGAGTTCAAACTGTAG
- a CDS encoding IS1182 family transposase, with amino-acid sequence MLRERRCAHAYRTGDRLQLGLLPASIEDYVSPEDPVRAYDAFVEALDLPQLGIEVDPNQVGNAAYDPRAMLKLLVYGYSYGVRSSRKLERECHHNLAFVWLMAGLRPDHKTIAEFRRNHKAALKQVLRHCARLCIKLDLIAGNVLFVDGTKIRANASRYRSHDRAWYEKKLADLDRRIEQLLQDCEAIDRRERHMDSYVAMRKDLAQTNTLKDRVQEALRGFEGGSHRHVNLTDPDCALMKSVQGSHAAYNVQLVVDDKQGLLLQADAVEETSDVNQFARQIEAANALLESPCETACADAGYADTAELEKIDRQGIRVIVPSQRQARKEPEKPFSKSHFAYDPEQDDYSCPEGHRLRYESTEKRTGKRHYVITDAAICHACRHYGSCTQARRGRKIIRLPNEEVKLRLEAQYEEAASQAVYERRKTRAEHPFGHIKRNLKVDAFLLRGLEGARAEVSMLASCFNVARLISLLGVNGLIERLRALGRPCFAPA; translated from the coding sequence GTGCTCCGCGAAAGGAGATGCGCTCATGCCTATCGAACCGGCGACCGTCTGCAACTGGGGCTGCTGCCCGCCAGCATCGAGGACTACGTGTCCCCCGAGGACCCGGTACGGGCCTACGATGCCTTCGTGGAGGCCTTGGATCTGCCGCAACTGGGCATCGAGGTGGACCCCAACCAGGTCGGCAACGCCGCCTACGATCCGCGCGCGATGCTCAAGCTGCTGGTCTACGGCTACTCCTACGGGGTACGCAGTTCCCGCAAGCTCGAACGGGAGTGCCACCACAACCTGGCCTTTGTGTGGCTGATGGCCGGGCTGAGGCCCGACCACAAGACCATCGCGGAGTTTAGGCGCAACCACAAGGCGGCCCTCAAGCAGGTGCTCCGGCACTGCGCCCGGCTCTGCATCAAGCTCGACCTAATCGCGGGCAACGTGCTGTTTGTCGACGGCACAAAGATCCGGGCCAATGCCTCACGCTACCGCAGCCATGACCGGGCCTGGTACGAGAAGAAGCTGGCCGATCTGGATCGGCGCATCGAGCAGCTGTTGCAGGACTGCGAGGCCATCGACCGCCGGGAGCGGCACATGGACTCGTACGTGGCGATGCGAAAGGACCTTGCCCAGACGAACACGCTCAAGGACCGGGTCCAGGAGGCCCTGCGGGGCTTCGAGGGAGGCAGCCACCGGCACGTCAACCTCACCGACCCGGACTGCGCCCTGATGAAGAGCGTCCAGGGCAGCCACGCGGCCTACAACGTCCAGTTGGTGGTGGATGACAAGCAGGGGCTTCTGCTGCAGGCCGATGCCGTCGAAGAGACCAGTGATGTCAACCAGTTCGCCCGGCAGATCGAGGCCGCCAACGCGCTGCTGGAGAGTCCCTGCGAGACGGCCTGCGCCGATGCCGGCTATGCCGACACGGCGGAGCTCGAGAAGATCGACCGCCAGGGGATCCGAGTGATCGTGCCTTCACAGCGGCAGGCGAGGAAAGAGCCGGAAAAGCCGTTCAGCAAAAGCCATTTTGCGTATGACCCAGAGCAAGATGACTACAGCTGCCCTGAAGGTCACAGGCTCCGGTATGAATCGACGGAAAAACGCACGGGCAAGCGGCACTACGTGATCACCGACGCGGCCATCTGCCACGCGTGCCGGCACTACGGGAGCTGCACCCAGGCGCGCAGGGGGCGCAAGATCATCCGGCTGCCCAACGAAGAGGTTAAGCTCAGGCTGGAGGCCCAGTACGAGGAGGCCGCCTCGCAGGCCGTCTACGAGAGGCGCAAAACCCGGGCCGAGCATCCCTTCGGGCACATCAAGCGCAACCTCAAGGTCGATGCCTTCCTGCTACGGGGGCTCGAGGGGGCGCGAGCCGAGGTCTCGATGCTGGCCAGTTGCTTCAATGTGGCTCGCCTGATCTCGCTGCTCGGGGTCAACGGGCTCATCGAGAGGCTCCGGGCCCTCGGAAGGCCCTGCTTCGCACCGGCATGA
- a CDS encoding iron ABC transporter permease has product MQKTSSALTTGLIAIVGFLTLCPVVMLVLGSFSSELGAFGAFTVEKYVAAYTDPAFAEILLSTVIFTLGSAIVATGLALFLAYLNTRTNIPGKFMFGVISLIPMMVPHILFAVSWVLLLNPSNGMINLFLRQLGIEGAALNIYTLTGMILVEGLLDLPIAYLVIAPAMSAFDVSLEESSRVCGASNWRTLRRVTLPVLRPAILAALTLVIVRSLASFAVPSVIGMPGRIYVLATHIYSIVATGYAADYGMAAAVGMSALAASITLIVLYRRLTREGEKYVTISSRGYRPSVIDLKGARYPLFAVVALLSFVLIVLPILVLFYTSLVPYVMTPGAKAFAAMGLRHWVTVLRDPVSLLALKNSLTLGIGGATLGMILSFFVAYVIVKVRTKASGLLESLSFLSFSFPGIVVGVGFMWFFVQTPLYSTIWALLIGYIATYLPYGLRPLTSAFVQIHSHLEESSRVCGGGPLYTMRRIVLPLLVPGIASGWILMATMFVRELSLSVVLSRPGTEVLAVQILRFAEDGLWGRLSALGIIMIFISTALVIIANVIARKLSKRD; this is encoded by the coding sequence ATGCAAAAAACGTCTTCGGCGCTGACGACGGGCCTCATCGCGATTGTCGGTTTCCTCACGCTCTGTCCCGTCGTCATGCTCGTCCTGGGGAGCTTCAGCAGCGAGCTGGGCGCCTTTGGCGCCTTCACCGTCGAGAAGTACGTCGCGGCCTACACGGACCCGGCCTTCGCCGAGATCCTCCTCAGCACGGTCATCTTCACCCTGGGCTCGGCCATCGTCGCAACGGGGCTCGCCCTCTTCCTGGCCTACCTCAACACGCGGACCAACATCCCCGGCAAGTTCATGTTCGGCGTCATTTCGCTCATCCCGATGATGGTGCCTCACATCCTGTTTGCCGTCAGCTGGGTGCTGCTGCTCAACCCCTCCAACGGCATGATCAATCTCTTTCTTCGGCAGCTCGGCATCGAGGGGGCGGCGCTCAATATCTACACGCTCACGGGGATGATCCTCGTCGAGGGGCTGCTTGACCTGCCCATTGCCTACCTCGTCATCGCGCCGGCCATGTCGGCCTTCGACGTTTCCCTCGAGGAGTCCTCGCGGGTCTGCGGGGCATCGAACTGGCGGACCCTCCGCCGGGTGACCCTGCCCGTGCTGCGGCCGGCCATTCTCGCGGCCCTGACGCTCGTCATCGTCCGCAGCCTCGCCTCCTTCGCCGTTCCGTCGGTCATCGGCATGCCGGGGCGGATCTACGTGCTGGCCACCCACATCTACAGCATCGTCGCCACGGGCTACGCCGCCGACTACGGGATGGCGGCGGCGGTGGGCATGAGCGCCCTGGCGGCTTCCATCACGCTCATCGTCCTGTACCGGCGCCTGACCCGGGAGGGCGAGAAGTACGTGACCATCTCCAGCCGCGGGTACCGGCCCAGCGTCATCGACCTCAAGGGCGCCCGCTATCCGCTCTTTGCGGTCGTGGCCCTGCTGTCCTTCGTGCTCATCGTCCTGCCGATCCTCGTGCTCTTCTACACGTCGCTCGTGCCCTACGTGATGACCCCCGGCGCGAAGGCCTTCGCGGCGATGGGCTTAAGGCACTGGGTCACGGTCCTCAGGGACCCCGTCTCGCTGCTGGCCCTGAAGAACAGCCTCACCCTCGGCATCGGCGGGGCGACGCTGGGAATGATCCTTTCCTTCTTCGTGGCCTATGTCATCGTCAAGGTCCGCACGAAGGCCTCGGGCCTGCTCGAGTCGTTGAGCTTCCTCTCTTTTTCCTTCCCGGGGATCGTCGTGGGGGTCGGCTTCATGTGGTTCTTCGTCCAGACGCCGCTCTACTCCACGATCTGGGCCCTTCTCATCGGCTACATCGCCACGTACTTGCCCTACGGCCTGCGGCCCCTCACGAGCGCCTTCGTCCAGATCCACAGCCACCTCGAGGAATCCTCTCGGGTCTGCGGGGGTGGGCCTCTCTACACCATGCGCCGGATCGTCCTTCCGCTGCTCGTCCCAGGGATCGCCTCGGGCTGGATCCTCATGGCGACGATGTTCGTCCGTGAACTGAGCCTCTCCGTCGTCCTGTCGCGGCCCGGCACGGAGGTGCTGGCCGTCCAGATCCTCCGCTTCGCCGAGGACGGGCTGTGGGGGAGGCTCTCGGCCCTTGGCATCATCATGATCTTCATCTCGACGGCCCTGGTGATCATCGCCAACGTGATCGCGAGGAAGCTTTCCAAGCGGGACTGA
- a CDS encoding PDZ domain-containing protein, which produces MVRRCVCCLTLMTLLLAGTAVCLGQAVPEEARRYLMRGMAAEEMAKAPKDFERAVREYAQAARLAPNWPDIHVYLGSAQTKAGDYQGAIASYRRFLELAPDGPDAGKVRDELYKLEYRAEQQAQVADLGGAWDSARGPFTVTVSGSDFSARWTGNATGVDVKFNGAFGAIDFRGKGKSEEVFTGTMDGAAIKGIWRRAPYKDEKSDCTIPGDQSEFTGTVEDDGAKIRLKFVRSRYNAEYTGVFFGLETCTGVNKSGEMPEEIVLFKPGKVKNTSVPDFLKPAFDKTVGLVGINLAEKDPRVVVSVVEGMPAAAAGIRAGDRLLKVNGEDVSGMNGSQIASLVRGKAGTQVTIEVERQGEAKPLRFELVRRAPQ; this is translated from the coding sequence ATGGTTCGACGATGTGTCTGCTGCCTGACGTTGATGACTCTTCTGCTTGCCGGCACTGCCGTCTGTCTCGGCCAGGCCGTTCCCGAGGAGGCCCGGCGCTACCTGATGCGCGGGATGGCCGCCGAGGAGATGGCCAAGGCGCCAAAGGACTTCGAGCGGGCCGTGCGGGAGTACGCACAGGCGGCAAGGCTGGCCCCGAACTGGCCCGACATTCATGTGTACCTCGGGTCCGCGCAGACGAAGGCGGGCGACTACCAGGGCGCGATCGCCAGCTACAGGCGCTTCCTGGAACTCGCCCCCGACGGCCCGGATGCGGGGAAGGTCCGAGACGAGCTCTACAAGCTGGAGTACCGGGCCGAGCAGCAAGCACAGGTCGCCGATCTCGGGGGGGCATGGGACAGCGCCAGGGGGCCTTTCACCGTCACGGTGTCCGGCTCGGATTTCTCGGCCCGGTGGACGGGAAATGCCACGGGAGTAGACGTCAAGTTCAACGGGGCCTTCGGGGCGATCGATTTCAGAGGAAAAGGCAAAAGCGAGGAGGTCTTCACGGGGACCATGGATGGCGCTGCCATCAAGGGAATCTGGAGAAGGGCTCCGTACAAAGACGAAAAATCGGATTGCACGATTCCCGGCGACCAGTCCGAGTTCACGGGGACGGTGGAAGATGACGGGGCGAAGATCCGGCTCAAGTTCGTCCGCTCGCGCTACAACGCGGAATACACCGGCGTTTTCTTCGGGCTGGAGACCTGCACCGGTGTGAACAAATCCGGCGAGATGCCCGAGGAGATCGTGCTCTTCAAACCCGGCAAGGTGAAAAACACGTCCGTCCCCGATTTCCTGAAGCCGGCCTTCGACAAGACCGTGGGCCTCGTCGGGATCAACCTGGCGGAAAAGGATCCGCGAGTCGTGGTCAGCGTCGTCGAGGGCATGCCCGCGGCAGCGGCAGGCATCAGGGCCGGCGACCGCCTCCTGAAGGTGAACGGCGAGGATGTCAGCGGGATGAACGGCTCTCAGATCGCCAGCCTTGTCCGCGGGAAGGCGGGCACTCAGGTGACCATCGAAGTGGAACGCCAGGGCGAAGCGAAGCCGCTGCGCTTCGAGCTGGTCCGCAGGGCGCCGCAGTGA
- a CDS encoding glycine zipper 2TM domain-containing protein: MIKRTIASVTVCVFLLVSGCATVPEEHKGAATGAGVGAAAGAVLGAVVGGDTKSAVIGGLLGALVGGAIGHYYSDQKRTRSETANQYGYRSTQGPMLRIENASVVPQTVAPGGTVDMKLTYAVLTPTEATELSVVETREIRHEGSLVGNPSVTVTRKGGTFTSNIPLTLPAGAKKGLYVVTSTVQSGQLSEQIQSAFTVR; this comes from the coding sequence ATGATCAAACGAACCATTGCGTCAGTGACCGTTTGCGTATTTCTGCTTGTGAGCGGATGCGCGACCGTCCCCGAGGAGCACAAGGGCGCCGCTACGGGAGCTGGAGTCGGTGCCGCCGCCGGGGCGGTGCTGGGTGCCGTTGTGGGCGGCGACACGAAGAGCGCCGTGATCGGCGGCCTGCTGGGGGCGCTCGTCGGCGGGGCCATCGGCCACTATTACTCCGATCAGAAAAGGACGCGGAGCGAGACGGCCAACCAGTATGGCTACCGGTCGACCCAAGGCCCCATGCTTCGCATCGAGAATGCGTCCGTCGTGCCGCAGACCGTCGCACCGGGCGGCACAGTCGACATGAAGCTGACCTATGCCGTGCTGACGCCCACGGAGGCGACGGAGCTCTCCGTCGTCGAGACGCGTGAAATCCGCCATGAAGGCAGTCTCGTCGGGAACCCCTCCGTGACCGTCACCCGCAAGGGTGGGACCTTCACGTCCAATATCCCCCTGACGCTTCCCGCCGGTGCCAAAAAGGGGCTGTACGTGGTGACCAGCACGGTGCAGTCGGGTCAACTCTCCGAGCAGATCCAGTCGGCCTTCACGGTCCGCTGA
- a CDS encoding extracellular solute-binding protein, translating into MKKIAVLVAMMMLAAAPCAFAQSSVEKAKAEGKVAFYANMTSVEPVMEAFQNKYGIKAEYTRLSTSKFIATILTEHAAGKLTADVLQAPIPVMELLKSKGVIASYVSPAAAGYPKWANKDGMIQSFGIEYVALIYNKDLVKAADVPRTYQDLTDPKWKNKIVMADPATHPTTISWLVGLRENVIKSDAEWRAFLKGLAANNPMFVASFGPTPAPIETGEKLIGISMPKYIVTKAPAPLDWARVSQPMMGTPRAIGITAKAPHPNAARLFVDFWLSREAMKIMAEQVGEYVLAPGVYPPIAGIDKAKVIPIRELSDDEIRKWGAEFKKIFAK; encoded by the coding sequence ATGAAGAAGATCGCAGTTCTCGTCGCAATGATGATGCTTGCCGCGGCGCCCTGTGCTTTTGCGCAGTCCTCAGTTGAAAAGGCGAAGGCCGAGGGGAAGGTGGCCTTCTACGCCAACATGACCTCCGTGGAGCCCGTGATGGAGGCGTTCCAGAACAAGTACGGCATCAAGGCCGAGTACACGAGGCTCTCGACGAGCAAGTTCATCGCCACCATCCTGACGGAGCACGCGGCGGGCAAGCTCACGGCCGATGTCCTGCAGGCGCCCATCCCGGTGATGGAGCTGCTCAAGAGCAAGGGCGTCATCGCCTCCTACGTGTCCCCCGCCGCGGCGGGTTACCCGAAATGGGCCAACAAGGACGGGATGATCCAGAGCTTCGGCATCGAGTACGTCGCCCTCATCTACAACAAGGACCTCGTCAAGGCGGCCGACGTCCCCAGGACCTACCAGGATCTGACGGACCCGAAGTGGAAGAACAAGATCGTCATGGCCGACCCCGCCACGCACCCGACGACCATCTCCTGGCTCGTGGGCCTCAGGGAGAACGTGATCAAGTCCGACGCCGAGTGGCGGGCCTTCCTGAAGGGCCTGGCGGCCAACAACCCGATGTTCGTGGCCTCCTTCGGCCCCACGCCCGCCCCCATCGAAACGGGCGAGAAGCTCATCGGCATATCCATGCCCAAGTACATCGTCACCAAGGCCCCGGCGCCGCTCGACTGGGCGAGGGTCTCGCAGCCGATGATGGGCACCCCGCGCGCAATCGGCATCACCGCCAAGGCACCCCACCCCAACGCCGCGCGTCTCTTCGTGGACTTTTGGCTGTCCAGGGAGGCCATGAAGATCATGGCCGAGCAGGTGGGCGAGTACGTTCTGGCCCCGGGCGTCTACCCGCCTATTGCCGGGATCGACAAGGCCAAGGTCATCCCGATCCGGGAGCTCTCCGACGACGAGATCAGGAAGTGGGGGGCCGAGTTCAAGAAGATCTTCGCGAAGTAG
- a CDS encoding AzlD domain-containing protein: MITQDYLLLCLGMGLVTYLPRWAPLVALSRRSLPRWLEEWLDLIPAAILSALILPALVTAGEPRQLSPWNKDLLVAVPVFLFALRTRSLGGTVVLGMTLYWLAGQVLG, encoded by the coding sequence ATGATCACGCAGGACTACCTTCTTCTGTGCCTCGGCATGGGCCTCGTTACCTATCTCCCCCGCTGGGCGCCCCTCGTGGCCCTCTCGCGGCGGTCACTGCCGCGATGGCTCGAGGAGTGGCTCGATCTCATCCCCGCGGCGATCCTCAGCGCCCTGATCCTCCCGGCCCTGGTGACAGCCGGCGAGCCGAGGCAGCTCTCGCCCTGGAACAAAGACCTGCTCGTGGCGGTGCCCGTGTTCCTGTTCGCCCTGCGGACCCGGTCCCTGGGCGGCACCGTCGTCCTGGGGATGACCCTCTACTGGCTGGCGGGGCAGGTTCTCGGATGA
- a CDS encoding ABC transporter ATP-binding protein, with amino-acid sequence MEIRVKNVSKYYESEGKRIEALVDVDLVIPSNRIFTLLGPSGCGKTTLLRCIVGLESPDSGEIAIGDEVVFSAERGLFVPPDRRGLGMVFQTYAIWPHMTVFDNVAYPLQARNEPREAVARKVARALQFVRLDGFEKRPATKLSGGQQQRVALARALVAEPKVILFDEPLSNLDAKLREETRKELRRFLTELKITAVYVTHDQIEALALSDLIAVMRNGRIVETGTPREIYFESDRQFVADFIGHANFIPGTVAASGETGTRVDSAIGPIACARKAGAAMGQAVTVCIRPEFIRVLTEGRGDGENVFRGKVESLVFVGDAYEGEIRVGETLLIFRIEPTAAIREGEEIALHFDPRHCSILMH; translated from the coding sequence ATGGAAATCCGCGTCAAGAACGTCAGCAAATACTACGAATCGGAGGGCAAGCGGATCGAGGCACTGGTCGACGTGGACCTGGTGATCCCGTCGAACCGGATCTTCACCCTCCTGGGACCCAGCGGCTGCGGCAAGACGACGCTCTTGCGCTGCATCGTCGGCCTCGAGTCACCCGATTCGGGCGAGATCGCCATCGGCGACGAGGTCGTCTTCTCGGCCGAGCGGGGCCTCTTTGTCCCGCCCGACAGGCGGGGCCTGGGCATGGTTTTCCAGACCTACGCCATATGGCCCCACATGACCGTCTTCGACAACGTCGCCTACCCGCTGCAGGCCCGCAACGAACCGAGGGAGGCCGTCGCCCGCAAGGTCGCCCGGGCCCTGCAGTTCGTCCGGCTCGACGGCTTCGAGAAGAGGCCCGCCACCAAGCTCTCCGGCGGCCAGCAGCAGCGCGTGGCCCTGGCGCGGGCCCTCGTCGCCGAGCCGAAGGTGATCCTCTTCGACGAGCCCCTGAGCAACCTCGATGCGAAGCTGCGCGAGGAGACGCGCAAGGAGCTGCGCCGCTTTCTCACGGAGCTCAAGATCACGGCCGTCTACGTCACCCATGACCAGATCGAGGCCCTGGCGCTCTCCGATTTGATTGCGGTCATGCGAAACGGCCGCATCGTGGAGACGGGGACGCCCCGCGAGATCTACTTCGAGTCCGACAGGCAGTTCGTGGCGGACTTCATTGGGCATGCCAACTTCATCCCCGGCACGGTCGCGGCCTCGGGGGAGACGGGCACAAGGGTGGACTCCGCAATCGGTCCCATAGCCTGCGCCCGGAAGGCCGGCGCGGCGATGGGGCAGGCGGTCACCGTGTGCATCCGGCCCGAGTTCATCCGCGTGCTGACGGAAGGCCGGGGCGACGGGGAGAATGTCTTCCGGGGGAAGGTCGAGTCCCTGGTCTTCGTGGGCGATGCCTACGAGGGGGAAATCCGCGTCGGCGAGACGCTGCTCATCTTCCGGATCGAGCCGACGGCGGCCATCCGCGAGGGCGAGGAAATCGCCCTCCACTTCGACCCGCGGCACTGCTCGATCCTCATGCACTGA
- a CDS encoding DMT family transporter, translating into MIYAKLFLTAVFWGGTFIAGRILAQEVEPWSGSFLRFLVASVCMFPLVRHFEGRLQTLNRRQFLLLFLSGMTGVFFYNVFFLTGMQTVQAGRASVIVASNPVFISLFAALLFRGERMTPLKALGVALSVAGAAYVITRGNPGEIFQGAIGRGELLIFGCVASWVSYSLIGKVVMRDVMPVSAVTYACLIGSTALLPPALFEGMAGNLGSYSPSAWLSIVYLGVFGTCLGFIWYYEGIRQIGPSRAGVFINVVPISAVIMSFFLLGETIDASLLAGGALVLAGIYLTNRPAAGA; encoded by the coding sequence ATGATCTACGCCAAGCTCTTCCTCACGGCCGTGTTCTGGGGCGGGACCTTCATCGCGGGCCGCATCCTCGCACAGGAGGTCGAGCCCTGGTCGGGTTCGTTCCTGCGGTTCCTCGTGGCCTCGGTGTGCATGTTTCCCCTGGTACGGCACTTCGAGGGACGCCTGCAGACTCTGAATCGGAGGCAGTTTCTCCTCCTGTTCCTCTCGGGGATGACGGGCGTTTTTTTCTACAATGTCTTCTTCCTCACGGGCATGCAGACGGTGCAGGCGGGGCGCGCCTCGGTCATCGTCGCCTCCAACCCGGTGTTTATCTCCCTGTTCGCTGCGCTTCTGTTCCGGGGGGAAAGGATGACCCCACTGAAGGCCTTGGGGGTCGCGCTCTCCGTTGCCGGGGCCGCCTACGTCATCACGCGGGGAAACCCCGGGGAGATCTTCCAGGGGGCCATCGGGCGGGGGGAGCTGCTCATCTTCGGCTGCGTTGCAAGCTGGGTGTCCTACTCGCTCATCGGCAAGGTCGTCATGCGGGACGTGATGCCCGTCTCGGCGGTGACCTACGCCTGCCTCATCGGATCGACAGCGCTTCTGCCGCCGGCACTCTTCGAGGGGATGGCCGGCAACCTCGGCAGCTATTCGCCTTCCGCCTGGCTCTCGATCGTCTACCTCGGCGTCTTCGGCACCTGTCTCGGCTTCATCTGGTATTACGAGGGGATCCGGCAGATCGGCCCGTCGAGGGCGGGGGTGTTCATCAACGTCGTGCCCATCAGCGCCGTGATCATGTCCTTCTTCCTGCTCGGCGAGACGATCGACGCCTCGCTGCTCGCCGGCGGGGCCCTGGTGCTTGCGGGCATCTACCTTACAAACCGTCCCGCCGCCGGCGCATGA
- a CDS encoding AzlC family ABC transporter permease translates to MSERSSEARKTSILKDGIRAAWPICLGYIPIGLAFGVLAQKAGLSAAAVGLMSALVFAGSAQFIAVAMLGTGAGIAAIVATTFAVNLRHLLMSSALSVFLRGLRKRWLTLFAYGVTDESFAVNLARFREGGWDWKRALTVNHVTNAVWVTSTVAGALGGALIPAHALGIDYALMGMFLCLLVYQLRGRIYVLTAAIAGASAVAISLAVPGNSYIVAASVIAATAGLFIRRRWPRVAREKGAS, encoded by the coding sequence ATGTCTGAACGATCCTCTGAAGCACGCAAAACTTCCATCCTGAAAGACGGTATTCGCGCCGCCTGGCCCATCTGCCTGGGCTACATCCCCATCGGGCTGGCCTTCGGCGTCCTCGCCCAGAAGGCGGGACTCTCCGCGGCTGCCGTGGGGCTCATGTCGGCGCTGGTCTTCGCGGGCAGCGCCCAGTTCATCGCCGTTGCCATGCTGGGGACGGGGGCGGGCATCGCCGCCATCGTCGCCACGACCTTCGCCGTCAACCTGCGCCACCTGCTCATGAGCTCGGCTCTCTCCGTCTTCCTCAGGGGGCTCCGGAAACGGTGGCTGACGCTTTTCGCCTACGGAGTCACCGACGAGAGCTTCGCCGTGAACCTGGCGAGGTTCAGGGAAGGCGGCTGGGACTGGAAGCGGGCCCTGACGGTCAATCACGTCACCAACGCGGTGTGGGTGACGAGCACCGTGGCGGGCGCCCTGGGCGGGGCCCTGATCCCGGCCCATGCCCTCGGGATCGACTATGCGCTCATGGGGATGTTCCTGTGCCTGCTCGTCTACCAACTGAGGGGGAGGATTTACGTCCTGACCGCCGCGATCGCCGGGGCGTCGGCGGTGGCGATCTCGCTGGCCGTCCCCGGGAACAGCTACATCGTGGCTGCCTCGGTGATCGCCGCCACGGCGGGCCTTTTCATTCGGAGGCGATGGCCCCGGGTCGCACGGGAGAAGGGTGCGTCATGA
- a CDS encoding PaaI family thioesterase, whose protein sequence is MKRLNPEYVKAVTALANESPYFRHLGMVIAGLGAGEALVELQSRDHHLQVYGNVHGGVIASLADTAVFWSCFAELDESAGITTVDLKVNYLAPVANGKLSARGRRIRLGRTLGLGEAEILDGKGKLVAHGTSSVIVLPGFHFPGNPKLPPKFL, encoded by the coding sequence ATGAAAAGACTCAATCCCGAATACGTGAAGGCCGTCACGGCCCTGGCAAACGAAAGCCCGTACTTCCGCCACCTCGGCATGGTCATCGCCGGGCTCGGTGCGGGCGAGGCCCTCGTCGAGCTTCAATCGCGTGACCACCACCTGCAGGTGTACGGGAACGTTCACGGCGGCGTCATCGCCTCGCTTGCGGACACGGCCGTTTTCTGGTCCTGTTTTGCCGAGCTCGACGAGTCCGCGGGGATCACGACGGTGGACCTGAAGGTGAACTACCTGGCCCCCGTTGCCAACGGGAAGCTCTCGGCGCGCGGAAGGCGGATCCGGCTGGGCCGCACCCTGGGTCTCGGCGAGGCGGAAATTCTCGACGGCAAAGGAAAGCTCGTCGCCCACGGCACCTCATCGGTCATCGTCCTGCCGGGTTTCCACTTCCCCGGAAACCCAAAACTCCCCCCGAAATTCCTGTAG